A single window of Archangium gephyra DNA harbors:
- a CDS encoding tetratricopeptide repeat protein gives METQRSPGVEAPRPAGVRRPWRALAVAAVLVLAGGGLWLAHGPQRSCEGAERALEGVWDAPRKEAIHRAFLATRKPYAETTWRGVDAGLERYMRAWTEMHRDICEAPRVRGEQSEQVLELRMQCLERRRVEVKALAEVLAQVDGQGLAQVSQVMERLIPLASCADGPHLAARERLPEDPTVQAKLEELQGRLAQVRALFVAGHTARGLEQARALAEAAEATGFRPLMAEAWLVLARLQHSASDVPGAVESAHRSARAFLASGQRVGMVHAWFELVTALQFQGHQTQQEQERWLQYLDDAILAAGNPPALRAEYEWRLAYIRTLQGGYAQGLEHARKAVALLEAQGGPESVALTNARIEQLRAGALVGRYEEAMAAGQRALAFWKTTVGLEHPSTLRVLNLIGVLQAMTWHLADSSATYEQMLAIMRRMPDTDHIELVAALNNLAVIYVEQGRHSEGEPLLEQALGILEEHQTRGSLHGVICLQSLAESKSIRGDHAGALKLARESQALAEKGVSPQHLVRAIVLTTLGDAELEAGSAARAQEVLERAVRQLEPLPTHPKEKGHARFALARALEARGVDRPRMLTLLAQARKDLEEAGAPAGRLRASWEAWVKARRLETSPEMQAPR, from the coding sequence ATGGAGACACAGCGGAGTCCTGGAGTGGAGGCACCGCGTCCCGCGGGCGTGCGGAGGCCGTGGCGGGCCCTGGCCGTGGCGGCGGTCCTGGTGCTGGCGGGCGGCGGGTTGTGGCTGGCGCACGGGCCCCAGCGCTCGTGCGAGGGCGCGGAGCGTGCGTTGGAGGGCGTCTGGGACGCACCGCGCAAGGAGGCCATCCACCGGGCCTTCCTGGCGACGCGCAAGCCGTACGCGGAGACGACGTGGCGCGGAGTGGACGCGGGGCTGGAGCGCTACATGCGCGCCTGGACGGAGATGCACCGGGACATCTGCGAGGCCCCGCGGGTGCGAGGTGAGCAGTCCGAGCAGGTGCTGGAACTGCGGATGCAGTGCCTGGAGCGGCGGCGCGTGGAGGTGAAGGCGTTGGCCGAGGTGCTGGCCCAGGTGGATGGGCAGGGGCTGGCCCAGGTGAGCCAGGTGATGGAGCGGCTCATCCCCCTGGCCTCGTGCGCGGACGGGCCCCACCTGGCGGCGCGGGAGCGGTTGCCGGAGGACCCGACGGTGCAGGCGAAGCTGGAGGAGTTGCAGGGGCGGCTGGCCCAGGTGCGCGCCCTCTTCGTGGCGGGCCACACCGCGCGGGGGCTGGAGCAGGCACGGGCCCTGGCGGAGGCCGCCGAGGCCACCGGCTTCCGGCCGTTGATGGCCGAGGCCTGGCTGGTGCTGGCGCGGCTGCAGCACTCGGCGTCGGACGTGCCGGGGGCGGTGGAGAGCGCGCACCGCTCGGCGCGGGCCTTCCTGGCCAGCGGGCAGAGGGTGGGCATGGTGCACGCGTGGTTCGAGCTCGTCACCGCGCTCCAGTTCCAGGGACACCAGACGCAGCAGGAGCAGGAGCGGTGGTTGCAGTACCTGGACGATGCCATCCTCGCGGCGGGCAACCCTCCGGCGTTGCGCGCCGAGTACGAGTGGCGGCTGGCCTATATCCGCACGCTGCAGGGCGGGTACGCGCAGGGGCTGGAGCACGCGAGGAAGGCGGTGGCGCTGCTGGAGGCCCAGGGCGGCCCAGAGAGCGTGGCGCTGACCAACGCGCGCATCGAGCAGCTCCGGGCGGGAGCGCTGGTGGGGCGGTACGAGGAGGCGATGGCGGCGGGGCAGCGGGCGCTGGCCTTCTGGAAGACGACGGTGGGGCTGGAGCATCCCTCGACGCTGCGGGTGCTCAACCTCATTGGAGTCCTCCAGGCGATGACGTGGCACCTGGCCGACAGCTCGGCCACGTACGAGCAGATGCTGGCCATCATGCGGCGCATGCCGGACACGGACCACATCGAGCTGGTCGCCGCGCTCAACAACCTGGCCGTCATCTATGTGGAGCAGGGCCGGCATTCCGAGGGCGAGCCACTGCTGGAGCAGGCGTTGGGCATCCTCGAGGAGCACCAGACGCGCGGGAGCCTGCACGGCGTCATCTGCCTGCAGAGCCTGGCGGAGTCGAAGTCCATCCGGGGCGACCATGCCGGGGCGCTGAAGCTGGCGCGCGAGTCCCAGGCGCTGGCGGAGAAGGGAGTCTCCCCCCAGCATCTGGTCCGGGCCATCGTGCTGACGACGCTGGGGGACGCGGAGCTGGAAGCAGGCAGTGCCGCGCGGGCCCAGGAGGTGCTCGAGCGGGCGGTGCGGCAGTTGGAGCCACTGCCGACCCATCCCAAGGAGAAGGGGCACGCGCGCTTCGCGCTGGCGCGGGCGCTCGAGGCCCGGGGGGTGGACCGTCCGCGCATGCTGACGCTGCTCGCGCAGGCGCGGAAGGACCTGGAGGAGGCGGGGGCGCCCGCGGGACGGCTGCGGGCCTCGTGGGAGGCGTGGGTGAAGGCCCGCCGGTTGGAGACGTCACCGGAGATGCAGGCGCCCCGGTAA
- a CDS encoding C39 family peptidase: MRAMIAALAGALAVLSACGPESLEQVADEVGVEAQALPTSTNVFCPAGFTFDATYRLCVSSTEAVGPFTQSMVSTCQANGGGTGCTASRWAVSFARSIRGTGSCMPGSTLDTSIDACVEGTNAFGPFSVSQVNACKSVGGGTACESMRIAKGLLPVVATANPLTVPYFYQYNNTYEPSATCGITSGSMLLNYYNKGVTPDGLYTRFGKAQGQSPSGLASIYSQYGLASQYTYSGTEAMIKRQIDAGRPVVIHGYFTSAGHILVVIGYNSTGWVVNDPSGLWAGCYACGYPNRTSTNGRGVTYSYSSVRSAAGPDGNYWLSTAGTSSFSL, from the coding sequence ATGAGAGCAATGATTGCCGCCCTGGCCGGAGCGCTGGCCGTGCTGTCCGCATGTGGTCCGGAGTCCCTGGAGCAGGTGGCCGACGAGGTGGGAGTGGAGGCGCAGGCGCTGCCCACCAGCACCAACGTGTTCTGCCCGGCGGGCTTCACGTTCGACGCGACCTACCGGCTGTGCGTGTCGTCCACCGAGGCCGTGGGCCCCTTCACGCAGAGCATGGTGAGCACCTGTCAGGCCAACGGCGGCGGCACGGGCTGTACCGCCAGCCGCTGGGCGGTCAGCTTCGCCCGCTCCATCCGCGGGACCGGCAGCTGCATGCCGGGCTCGACGCTGGACACCTCCATCGACGCCTGCGTGGAGGGCACCAATGCCTTCGGCCCCTTCTCCGTGAGCCAGGTGAATGCCTGCAAGAGCGTGGGCGGAGGCACGGCCTGTGAGAGCATGCGCATCGCCAAGGGGCTGCTGCCCGTCGTGGCCACGGCCAACCCGCTGACGGTCCCCTACTTCTACCAGTACAACAACACCTACGAGCCCTCGGCCACCTGCGGCATCACCTCGGGCTCCATGCTGCTCAACTACTACAACAAGGGCGTCACCCCGGACGGGCTCTACACGCGCTTCGGCAAGGCCCAGGGCCAGTCCCCCTCGGGACTCGCGTCCATCTACAGCCAGTACGGTCTGGCCTCGCAGTACACCTACTCCGGCACCGAGGCGATGATCAAACGGCAGATCGACGCCGGCCGCCCCGTGGTCATCCACGGCTACTTCACCAGCGCGGGCCACATCCTGGTGGTCATCGGCTACAACAGCACGGGCTGGGTGGTGAATGATCCCTCGGGCCTGTGGGCCGGCTGCTACGCCTGTGGCTATCCGAACCGCACCTCCACCAATGGCCGCGGCGTGACGTACTCGTACAGCTCGGTCCGCTCGGCGGCCGGTCCGGACGGCAACTACTGGCTGTCCACCGCGGGCACCTCGTCGTTCTCCCTGTAA
- a CDS encoding N-acetylmuramoyl-L-alanine amidase, protein MPADLLKAVSYVETRWEMVRGGQEFEGRAPAYGLLALRGAALERAAELAGVTVEEARTQPLAHLRAGAALLRSHADELGVDRTDLGAWAPAVARFSGIEHAEARAQYIHSEVYDVLRKGAVAYGPGEQVRVSLLPTQAQARYDMPSVRAMAAGPDYASSIWRASPNYNTRSGYSPQMIVIHTCEGGYSGCWSWLANSSAQASAHYVVNESGTEISQLVREADRAWHVAASYDCGLNGSVKCNLNGVSVNHFSVGIEHGGYASQTSFPTGQIDASAKLSCDIARDNNITRDSYHIVSHGRLQPATRTDPGPNWPWSTYLSKINSYCGAVPTVGLVVDSNNANNDSTKGSVQMSANWAVGANAGYYGNNYYTATTAAVSDPFVFSFYLAAAGTRTIDAWWVAASNRSTTAPFVIIDANGNNLGTVSVNQQLNGGQWNTLGTWSFPAGWNKVQLSRWTTSGFYVVADAIQVR, encoded by the coding sequence GTGCCCGCGGACCTGCTCAAGGCCGTCTCCTACGTGGAGACGCGCTGGGAGATGGTGCGGGGCGGACAGGAGTTCGAGGGACGGGCTCCCGCGTATGGCCTGCTGGCGCTGCGTGGTGCGGCGCTGGAGCGGGCGGCGGAGCTGGCGGGGGTGACGGTGGAGGAGGCGCGCACCCAGCCGCTGGCGCACCTGAGGGCGGGCGCGGCCCTGCTGCGCTCGCACGCGGACGAGCTGGGCGTGGACCGGACGGACCTGGGCGCGTGGGCCCCGGCCGTGGCCCGCTTCAGTGGAATCGAGCACGCCGAGGCGCGCGCCCAGTACATCCACTCGGAGGTGTACGACGTGCTGCGCAAGGGCGCCGTGGCCTACGGGCCCGGAGAGCAGGTGCGGGTGTCGCTCCTGCCCACCCAGGCCCAGGCCCGGTATGACATGCCCTCGGTGCGGGCGATGGCGGCGGGCCCGGACTATGCGTCCTCCATCTGGCGGGCCTCGCCCAACTACAACACGCGCTCGGGCTACTCGCCGCAGATGATCGTCATCCACACCTGTGAGGGTGGCTACTCCGGGTGCTGGAGCTGGCTGGCCAACTCGTCCGCCCAGGCGAGCGCCCACTACGTGGTGAACGAGTCGGGCACGGAGATCTCCCAGCTCGTGCGCGAGGCGGACCGCGCCTGGCACGTGGCGGCGTCGTATGACTGCGGCCTCAACGGCTCGGTGAAGTGCAACCTCAACGGCGTGTCCGTCAACCACTTCTCCGTGGGCATCGAGCACGGCGGCTACGCCAGCCAGACGTCCTTCCCCACGGGGCAGATCGACGCCTCGGCGAAGCTCTCGTGCGACATCGCGCGTGACAACAACATCACCCGCGACAGCTACCACATCGTCTCGCACGGGCGCCTGCAGCCGGCCACCCGCACGGATCCCGGCCCCAACTGGCCGTGGAGCACGTACCTGAGCAAGATCAACAGCTACTGTGGCGCCGTGCCCACCGTCGGCCTCGTCGTGGACAGCAACAACGCCAACAACGACAGCACCAAGGGCTCCGTCCAGATGTCGGCCAACTGGGCTGTCGGTGCCAACGCCGGCTACTACGGCAACAACTACTACACGGCCACCACCGCCGCGGTCTCCGACCCGTTCGTGTTCAGCTTCTACCTGGCGGCGGCGGGCACCCGGACGATCGACGCTTGGTGGGTGGCGGCCTCCAACCGCTCCACCACCGCGCCCTTCGTCATCATCGACGCCAACGGCAACAACCTGGGCACGGTGAGCGTGAACCAGCAGCTCAACGGCGGCCAGTGGAACACGCTGGGCACCTGGAGCTTCCCGGCCGGCTGGAACAAGGTCCAGCTCAGCCGCTGGACCACCTCGGGCTTCTACGTCGTCGCCGACGCCATCCAGGTGCGCTGA
- a CDS encoding metallophosphoesterase, translating to MAYPLRILHISDLHNRGTREKEPWRRRCVLEDAWKRNLDAFLEEGPVDLIAFTGDLAFSGHGGEYEGVTGFILATLERLKLGQDRLFLVPGNHDVDRSRAVSAWSALRSLLRSEDALELSRWMASEDNWAPRGFSIAHRDELLLRQEDYRRWVRDTLGRPELLPDPAHHPRLGYRATLRLPKHPFEIHIIGFDSAWLAGDEHDAGKLWLTDDQVMRLATNQGEALPGFRLALIHHPLDNLVDRAQVRRLLAKHTDLLLRGHLHEAEAELSVEPAVTLRSLAAGCLYEHDRYPNSCQLIQVTLDEAGRPRGYELRFRSWSHRGFWHDDDSLYPGSRGGRLRWMEQSSARSSVPHPRVVSTFVGRGEQLQDMVEALLPTTGTPRPVALHGMPGVGKSYLVDRFATLHGDRFPGGYVRLVLEAGAHQGADALLQALADRLDLGAGTGGLLSAIRDRLLKPPTLLCIDNVDEPRSAASVVELLRGLRGCAVIVAGRLQGMGVAAGWAMVRLRPFDEASALEQLATEYLPQDEAEAAGFPRLVRELGFLPLAIHLAAGYLRKGHTVNGFLDHLRRRKLELGPGDLADPLHEEGASRAILRRSLEISLGTLRESLTAEWGADAERFIKGLSALGFAPAWGVGRSLGAAITGLSEDDFGSLVAHAVELSVMDTVPDAERPRQRTWRIHPLLAEMLQDEAERERVIERMTEWFVQRLPGLPAGQESEQGRRWKSVQDEALSLIAWLTQVLARDFARVARAGAAYAQHNGPFQAWISFCERVEAESNDSEVLSDALWIRANISRRAGMPDKALDAARRKLTLDRAQQDAREEALSLGVIAGVLSSLGDVDEALRIWKEEALPVFERLGDKPLRAHALGNIADILEVRGELDEALRIRREEELPVYEQVGDIRSRAITLGRIADVLRARGDLDGALGIWRVEVLPAFERLGDFRARAIAIGKIADIFQARGELDEALRIRREEELPVYESVGDIRSRALILGKIANILQARGELDEALRIRREEELPVYERLGEISARAVTLGQIADVLQLRGELDEALSIRREEELPVHERLGDIRSRAITLGQIADIHQTRGEWDEALRILREEVLPVFERLGDIHTRAIFLGRIADILQLRGELEEALRIRREEELPVYERLGDIRERALAMGKVADVLQARGEFEEALRIRREEELPVYERLGDIYSTAGTLGKVAEMLQARGELNEALRIRREEQLPVYERMGLTREFLATLDQIVDILSEQKEFEEVLRILGEEALPLLEQLGLTEVIKTVRERISELRGMLGR from the coding sequence ATGGCCTACCCCCTCCGCATTCTCCACATCTCGGACCTCCACAACCGGGGAACGCGGGAGAAGGAGCCCTGGCGCCGTCGGTGTGTCCTCGAGGATGCGTGGAAGAGGAATCTCGATGCATTTCTCGAAGAGGGGCCTGTTGATCTCATCGCCTTCACAGGGGACCTGGCCTTCTCCGGGCACGGCGGTGAATACGAGGGCGTGACGGGTTTCATCCTGGCCACGCTCGAACGATTGAAGCTCGGGCAGGACCGGCTCTTCCTCGTACCGGGCAATCATGATGTCGATCGGAGCAGGGCGGTGTCCGCATGGTCCGCACTGCGGAGCTTGCTTCGTTCCGAGGATGCCTTGGAGCTGTCCCGCTGGATGGCTTCCGAGGACAACTGGGCCCCCCGTGGCTTCTCCATCGCTCATCGCGACGAGCTCTTGTTGCGCCAGGAAGACTATCGCCGATGGGTTCGTGACACCCTCGGGCGGCCTGAGCTGCTCCCGGACCCCGCCCATCACCCACGTCTCGGCTACCGAGCCACCCTCCGCCTGCCGAAGCATCCTTTTGAGATCCACATCATCGGGTTCGACTCCGCCTGGCTCGCGGGAGACGAGCACGACGCGGGGAAGCTCTGGCTCACGGATGATCAGGTGATGAGGCTCGCCACGAACCAGGGCGAAGCGCTTCCCGGTTTCCGGCTGGCGCTCATCCATCACCCTTTGGACAACCTGGTGGACCGAGCACAGGTACGACGCCTGCTCGCGAAGCATACGGACCTGCTGCTTCGGGGGCACCTGCACGAAGCCGAGGCGGAGCTGTCCGTGGAGCCAGCCGTGACGCTCCGCTCGCTCGCGGCGGGTTGTCTCTACGAGCATGACCGGTACCCCAACTCCTGTCAGCTCATCCAGGTCACACTCGACGAGGCGGGGCGACCGCGGGGATACGAGTTGCGTTTCCGCTCGTGGTCGCACCGCGGCTTCTGGCATGACGATGACAGTCTGTATCCTGGTAGCAGAGGGGGGCGACTGAGGTGGATGGAGCAGTCCTCCGCCAGGAGCTCCGTTCCACATCCTCGCGTTGTCAGCACGTTCGTCGGGCGAGGGGAGCAACTCCAGGACATGGTGGAGGCGCTGCTCCCCACGACGGGCACCCCCCGACCCGTGGCCCTGCACGGAATGCCAGGAGTGGGGAAGTCCTACCTGGTGGACCGGTTCGCCACGCTGCACGGCGACCGGTTTCCAGGCGGCTATGTCCGACTCGTGCTCGAAGCAGGGGCGCACCAGGGGGCGGACGCCCTGCTCCAGGCCCTGGCGGATCGACTTGACCTCGGAGCAGGAACTGGAGGCCTGCTGAGCGCCATTCGTGACCGGTTGCTGAAGCCGCCCACCCTGCTCTGTATCGACAACGTGGATGAACCTCGCTCGGCGGCTTCGGTGGTGGAGCTGCTTCGAGGTCTCCGGGGTTGTGCGGTGATCGTGGCCGGGCGCCTCCAGGGCATGGGCGTTGCCGCGGGCTGGGCCATGGTGCGGCTGCGTCCATTCGATGAGGCCTCTGCCTTGGAGCAACTCGCCACGGAGTACCTGCCCCAGGACGAGGCGGAGGCGGCGGGATTTCCACGTCTGGTCAGGGAGTTGGGCTTCCTCCCTCTCGCCATCCATCTCGCCGCCGGCTACTTGCGCAAGGGTCATACCGTCAATGGGTTCCTCGACCATCTGCGCCGCCGGAAGCTCGAGCTTGGCCCGGGAGACCTCGCCGACCCTCTCCATGAGGAGGGCGCTTCGCGGGCAATCCTCCGCAGGTCTCTCGAGATCTCACTGGGGACCCTGCGTGAGTCCTTGACGGCCGAGTGGGGAGCGGATGCGGAACGGTTCATCAAGGGGCTCTCGGCACTCGGGTTCGCCCCGGCGTGGGGGGTGGGGCGGAGCCTGGGGGCGGCGATCACCGGCCTGTCCGAGGATGACTTCGGGAGCCTCGTGGCCCACGCAGTGGAACTGTCGGTGATGGACACAGTGCCCGATGCGGAGCGACCACGGCAGCGCACATGGCGCATCCATCCGCTCCTGGCGGAGATGCTCCAGGATGAAGCGGAGCGCGAGAGGGTCATCGAGCGGATGACCGAGTGGTTCGTGCAAAGGCTCCCAGGCCTGCCGGCTGGCCAGGAGTCAGAGCAAGGCCGGCGTTGGAAGTCGGTGCAGGATGAAGCCCTCTCCCTGATTGCATGGTTGACACAGGTTCTCGCGCGGGACTTCGCGAGGGTGGCACGGGCGGGGGCTGCCTACGCTCAGCACAACGGGCCGTTCCAGGCATGGATTTCGTTCTGTGAACGGGTCGAGGCGGAATCGAATGATTCAGAGGTCCTCTCGGATGCCCTCTGGATCCGGGCGAACATCTCCAGGCGAGCCGGCATGCCAGACAAGGCATTGGACGCGGCTCGAAGGAAGTTGACGCTCGATCGGGCCCAGCAAGATGCACGCGAGGAGGCACTCTCCCTTGGAGTCATCGCCGGAGTCCTCAGCTCACTTGGGGATGTGGATGAGGCGCTCCGTATCTGGAAGGAGGAGGCACTTCCCGTCTTCGAGAGACTGGGCGACAAGCCCTTACGGGCCCACGCTCTTGGAAATATCGCCGATATCCTCGAGGTCCGTGGTGAATTGGATGAAGCGTTGCGCATCCGGCGAGAGGAGGAACTGCCCGTCTACGAGCAGGTGGGCGACATCCGCTCACGTGCCATCACTCTTGGGCGTATCGCGGATGTGCTCCGGGCACGCGGAGACCTGGATGGAGCGCTCGGCATCTGGCGCGTCGAGGTGCTGCCTGCTTTCGAGCGATTGGGGGATTTTCGTGCCCGTGCCATCGCCATCGGAAAGATCGCGGACATCTTCCAGGCCCGTGGAGAGTTGGACGAGGCGCTGCGCATCCGGCGCGAGGAGGAACTGCCCGTCTACGAGAGCGTGGGCGATATCCGCTCACGCGCTCTGATCCTGGGAAAGATCGCCAACATCCTCCAGGCCCGTGGAGAGTTGGACGAGGCGCTGCGTATCCGGCGCGAAGAGGAACTGCCTGTCTACGAGCGACTCGGCGAAATCAGTGCTCGTGCCGTTACTCTCGGGCAGATCGCGGACGTCTTGCAACTCCGTGGAGAATTGGACGAGGCGTTGAGCATCCGGCGCGAGGAGGAGCTGCCCGTCCATGAGCGCCTCGGCGACATTCGTTCCCGCGCCATTACTCTCGGGCAGATCGCGGATATCCACCAAACACGTGGAGAATGGGACGAGGCGCTGCGCATCTTGCGCGAGGAAGTGCTGCCCGTTTTCGAGCGGCTCGGCGACATTCATACCCGTGCCATCTTCCTGGGGCGGATCGCGGACATCCTGCAACTCCGTGGGGAGCTGGAAGAGGCGCTGCGCATCCGGCGCGAAGAGGAACTGCCTGTCTACGAACGCCTCGGTGACATTCGTGAGCGGGCGCTTGCCATGGGCAAGGTCGCGGATGTCCTCCAGGCCCGCGGAGAGTTCGAGGAGGCGCTGCGCATCCGGCGCGAAGAGGAACTGCCCGTCTACGAGCGTCTCGGAGACATTTATTCGACTGCGGGCACCCTGGGGAAGGTCGCGGAGATGCTCCAGGCCCGTGGCGAGCTGAACGAGGCACTGCGCATCCGGCGCGAAGAGCAACTGCCTGTCTATGAACGCATGGGGCTCACCAGGGAGTTTCTGGCCACCCTGGATCAGATCGTGGACATCCTCTCGGAGCAGAAGGAATTCGAGGAGGTGCTGCGCATCCTTGGTGAAGAGGCGCTTCCCCTGCTCGAGCAGCTTGGTCTCACCGAGGTGATCAAGACGGTTCGGGAGCGCATTTCCGAACTTCGCGGCATGCTCGGGCGCTGA
- a CDS encoding ATPase, T2SS/T4P/T4SS family, with protein sequence MNMRLDENLPEVRDWREVLYAVDAPLREAGFVGREPPPRFSEVAPLLTPPQQVLWLTDDFVEAACQRNPLSSWKGVFAPEDGLARERLEALVAAGEAFAPEVAALVHWTLGISPEAPVARVVPALWHYRGAALRRFFEALVQRWPEALSLEQLSATGAPRRETHPAASGPVRFPQARWTPGDGDGEESLSRGLVLSQALLALWRAGAGDAELVRFHEEFLREWGQEAGTLARWLSVAGPDAARLDVLRTRIHAPRPARLEERAVRSYESVRERIDSTLGEGRCSVDEAARRLSPVERVTWALDELYAAMCRGTFHLWDQGWAQGDFDGPGLVSRIAVAARELEPLASDLFQWTARWARERGIPLVSMVPDVWLDGLDEGEAFIRAVAERWPEELEPHLLPEPPRWSRPLLAPSTGSVRYPELAIGFTPQGAGCPVQSPAQASSQRIAARVLFTLWRAGVSDEELAAFSREYGEASKGEPEVLSRWVLFDGDGGDAERREALRERLHPQDPIAKWMGVAELSYPLFLLVEEEDLDVLQPHLSQPEQERYRPTPDLPFTQWLRSMLRMDPDWLMVSASELDADGARMLLQASLTGHNIIVGGDGPGVERLREAFLELQFPWEQLLDYRKGRGRRPALA encoded by the coding sequence ATGAACATGCGATTGGATGAGAACCTCCCGGAAGTCCGCGACTGGAGAGAGGTGCTGTACGCGGTGGACGCGCCCCTGCGGGAAGCGGGCTTCGTGGGCCGCGAGCCTCCGCCGCGCTTCTCCGAGGTCGCGCCGCTGCTCACGCCCCCGCAGCAGGTGCTGTGGCTGACGGATGACTTTGTGGAAGCCGCGTGCCAGCGGAATCCGCTCTCCTCCTGGAAGGGCGTCTTCGCCCCCGAGGATGGACTCGCCCGGGAACGGCTCGAGGCGCTCGTGGCCGCGGGCGAGGCCTTCGCCCCCGAGGTGGCCGCGCTGGTGCATTGGACCCTTGGCATCTCCCCGGAGGCGCCCGTGGCCCGCGTCGTGCCCGCGCTCTGGCACTACCGGGGGGCGGCACTCAGGCGCTTCTTCGAGGCACTCGTCCAGCGCTGGCCGGAGGCGCTGTCGCTGGAGCAGTTGTCCGCCACGGGAGCACCGCGCCGCGAGACCCATCCGGCGGCGAGCGGTCCCGTCCGCTTCCCCCAGGCGCGGTGGACGCCGGGCGATGGGGATGGGGAGGAGTCCCTCTCGCGCGGCCTGGTGCTGTCCCAGGCCCTGCTCGCGCTCTGGCGCGCGGGCGCCGGGGACGCGGAGCTGGTGCGCTTCCACGAGGAATTCCTGCGCGAGTGGGGGCAGGAAGCCGGCACGCTCGCGCGCTGGTTGAGCGTGGCCGGGCCGGACGCCGCGCGCCTCGACGTCCTGCGCACCCGGATTCACGCCCCACGCCCCGCCCGGCTGGAGGAGCGGGCCGTGCGCAGCTACGAGTCCGTCCGGGAGCGCATCGATTCGACCCTGGGCGAGGGCCGTTGCAGCGTGGATGAGGCCGCACGCCGGCTGTCCCCCGTGGAGCGGGTGACGTGGGCGCTCGACGAGCTCTACGCGGCCATGTGCCGGGGCACCTTCCACCTGTGGGACCAGGGCTGGGCGCAGGGGGACTTCGATGGGCCGGGCCTCGTGTCCCGCATCGCGGTGGCGGCGCGTGAGCTCGAGCCGCTCGCCTCGGACCTCTTCCAGTGGACGGCCCGGTGGGCCCGCGAGCGCGGCATTCCCCTCGTTTCCATGGTGCCCGATGTCTGGCTGGACGGACTGGACGAGGGCGAGGCCTTCATCCGCGCCGTCGCCGAGCGGTGGCCCGAGGAGCTGGAGCCCCACCTCCTGCCCGAGCCTCCCCGCTGGTCACGGCCCCTGCTCGCCCCCTCGACGGGTTCCGTGCGCTACCCGGAGCTCGCCATCGGCTTCACCCCCCAGGGCGCCGGCTGCCCGGTCCAGAGTCCCGCCCAGGCCTCCTCGCAACGGATCGCCGCCCGGGTGTTGTTCACGCTCTGGCGCGCGGGCGTGAGCGATGAGGAACTGGCGGCCTTCTCCCGGGAGTACGGGGAGGCCTCCAAGGGTGAGCCCGAGGTGCTCTCCCGCTGGGTCCTCTTCGACGGAGATGGCGGGGACGCCGAGCGGCGGGAGGCGCTGCGCGAGCGGCTCCATCCCCAGGATCCCATCGCGAAATGGATGGGGGTGGCGGAGCTCTCCTATCCCCTGTTCCTGCTCGTCGAGGAGGAGGACCTCGATGTGCTCCAGCCGCACCTGTCCCAGCCCGAGCAGGAGCGGTACCGTCCCACCCCGGACCTGCCCTTCACGCAGTGGCTGCGCTCCATGCTCCGCATGGATCCGGACTGGCTGATGGTCTCCGCGAGCGAGCTCGACGCCGACGGAGCTCGGATGCTCCTCCAGGCCTCCCTGACGGGGCACAACATCATCGTCGGCGGGGACGGACCGGGAGTGGAACGGCTGCGAGAGGCCTTCCTCGAGCTCCAGTTTCCCTGGGAGCAGCTCCTGGACTACCGGAAGGGACGAGGCCGCCGCCCCGCTTTGGCGTAA